In Trichocoleus desertorum NBK24, the following are encoded in one genomic region:
- a CDS encoding type II toxin-antitoxin system HigB family toxin: MHIITLSRLKQFYKVHPNAEPSLRAWYKIASKTQWGNFVELRQTFASADQVGNLTVFNIGGNNYRLIAYIDYETKKIFIRHVLTHADYDKGHWKDDPWFK, from the coding sequence ATGCATATCATTACTCTTTCGAGGCTCAAGCAGTTCTACAAAGTGCATCCCAATGCTGAGCCGAGCTTACGCGCTTGGTACAAAATTGCCTCTAAAACCCAATGGGGCAACTTTGTTGAGCTGCGTCAAACCTTTGCTTCCGCCGATCAAGTTGGCAATTTGACCGTCTTTAACATTGGTGGAAACAACTATCGCCTGATTGCTTACATTGATTACGAAACTAAGAAAATTTTTATCCGGCACGTCCTAACTCATGCCGATTACGACAAAGGGCATTGGAAAGATGACCCGTGGTTTAAGTAA
- a CDS encoding type II toxin-antitoxin system HigA family antitoxin has protein sequence MELLQSFPPRPIKSEEEMLAAQSVIDSLIDRGELTPDEQDYLNVLGTLVYEYEQTQEPIPDIYGVELLKVLIEELDLRQKDLVPIFKTESIVSAVLSGQRNLTARHIQGLAEFFHVSPAAFFPH, from the coding sequence ATGGAACTACTACAATCATTTCCTCCTCGACCGATTAAGTCTGAGGAGGAAATGTTAGCTGCCCAATCGGTGATTGACTCACTCATCGATCGCGGAGAGCTAACACCTGACGAACAAGACTATCTCAATGTCTTGGGCACACTCGTGTATGAATACGAGCAAACCCAGGAACCGATTCCTGATATCTATGGAGTCGAGTTGCTCAAAGTACTGATAGAAGAGCTTGACCTTCGCCAGAAGGACTTAGTACCTATCTTCAAGACAGAATCTATTGTGTCCGCTGTCCTTAGCGGTCAGCGCAATTTGACGGCTCGCCACATTCAAGGGCTGGCAGAATTCTTTCATGTCTCCCCTGCTGCCTTCTTTCCACATTAG
- a CDS encoding NADH dehydrogenase subunit K translates to MSPKDAAQNGAILQPNEQIINPIERPQVTQALSENVILTTVDDLYNWARLSSLWPLLYGTACCFIEFAALIGSRFDFDRFGLIPRSSPRQADLIITAGTINMKMAPALVRLYEQMPDPKYVIAMGACTITGGMFTVDSPTTVRGVDKLIPVDVYLPGCPPRPEAIIDAIIKLRKKIANDSMQERGKQGQTHRYYSIPHKMKQVPDITTGAYLQVSTRQVPPKELTEAMGLPVPPALKAAEKEEIGRG, encoded by the coding sequence ATGAGTCCTAAAGATGCGGCTCAAAATGGCGCAATTTTGCAGCCAAATGAGCAAATTATCAACCCCATTGAGCGTCCTCAGGTGACGCAAGCACTCTCCGAAAACGTCATCTTAACGACTGTGGATGACCTCTACAACTGGGCGCGCCTCTCTAGCTTGTGGCCCTTGCTATATGGAACTGCCTGCTGCTTTATCGAGTTTGCAGCGCTTATTGGCTCCCGTTTTGACTTCGATCGCTTTGGCTTGATTCCGCGTTCTAGCCCGCGCCAAGCTGATTTGATTATCACTGCGGGGACGATCAACATGAAGATGGCCCCTGCTTTAGTGCGTCTGTATGAGCAAATGCCCGATCCTAAATATGTGATCGCGATGGGTGCCTGCACGATTACAGGTGGAATGTTTACCGTAGACTCGCCTACGACAGTGCGCGGTGTGGATAAGCTGATTCCAGTGGATGTTTATCTACCCGGTTGCCCGCCTCGCCCTGAAGCAATCATTGATGCGATCATCAAGCTGAGAAAAAAAATTGCCAATGACTCAATGCAAGAGCGTGGCAAACAAGGCCAAACTCATCGCTATTACAGCATTCCTCACAAGATGAAGCAGGTGCCCGACATTACCACAGGGGCGTATCTGCAAGTTTCAACTCGCCAAGTGCCACCCAAAGAACTTACAGAAGCAATGGGCCTACCTGTACCGCCCGCTTTGAAGGCCGCAGAGAAGGAGGAAATTGGTCGTGGCTGA
- the leuC gene encoding 3-isopropylmalate dehydratase large subunit yields the protein MSKGTLFDKVWDLHTVGILPSGQTQLFIGLHLIHEVTSPQAFAMLRDRGLKVLFPERTVATVDHIVPTENQARPFADSLAEEMMQSLEQNCAEHKIRFYNVGSGSQGIVHVIAPELGFTQPGMTIACGDSHTSTHGAFGAIAFGIGTSQVRDVLASQTLALAKLKVRKVEVNGSLKPGVYAKDVVLHIIRKLGVKGGVGYAYEFAGTTFEQMSMEERMTVCNMAIEGGARCGYVNPDQVTFDYLKGRDFAPKAEAWDKAVDWWQNLRSDVNAEYDDLVVFDAADIAPTITWGITPGQGIAINELVPTPDTLPADEEAIAQEAYRYMDLQPGQPIQGTKVDVCFVGSCTNGRISDLREAAKFAQGRQVAEGVKAFIVPGSERVKLQAEAEGLDKIFVAAGFEWREPGCSMCLAMNPDKLEGRQLSASSSNRNFKGRQGSASGRTLLMSPAMVVAAAVTGKVSDVRELL from the coding sequence ATGAGCAAAGGCACACTCTTCGATAAAGTCTGGGATTTACACACCGTTGGAATTCTCCCCTCAGGCCAAACGCAACTATTTATTGGCCTGCACCTGATTCACGAAGTCACCAGCCCTCAAGCTTTTGCCATGCTGCGCGATCGCGGCCTGAAAGTGCTGTTTCCAGAGCGGACAGTGGCAACGGTAGACCACATTGTGCCGACAGAGAACCAAGCGCGTCCCTTTGCTGACAGCTTGGCCGAAGAAATGATGCAGTCCCTAGAGCAAAACTGTGCCGAGCACAAGATTCGTTTTTATAACGTCGGCTCTGGCAGTCAAGGCATTGTTCATGTAATTGCCCCAGAGCTAGGGTTCACTCAGCCTGGGATGACGATCGCCTGTGGAGACAGCCATACTTCTACTCACGGAGCCTTTGGCGCGATCGCCTTTGGCATTGGGACTAGCCAAGTGCGAGATGTGTTGGCTTCCCAAACACTGGCCCTCGCAAAGCTAAAAGTTCGCAAAGTCGAAGTTAACGGTAGTCTAAAGCCCGGAGTCTACGCCAAAGATGTGGTTCTTCATATCATTCGGAAACTGGGTGTCAAAGGTGGGGTTGGCTACGCTTATGAGTTTGCGGGCACCACATTTGAGCAGATGAGCATGGAAGAACGCATGACCGTCTGCAACATGGCGATCGAAGGGGGCGCTCGTTGCGGTTACGTCAACCCCGATCAAGTGACGTTCGACTATCTCAAAGGCCGCGATTTTGCTCCTAAAGCCGAAGCCTGGGATAAAGCTGTAGATTGGTGGCAAAACCTACGGAGTGATGTCAATGCCGAGTATGACGATCTAGTCGTATTCGATGCGGCTGACATTGCCCCCACCATCACTTGGGGCATCACCCCCGGTCAGGGCATTGCCATTAACGAACTTGTACCTACCCCCGACACCTTACCTGCTGACGAAGAAGCGATCGCGCAAGAAGCTTACCGTTACATGGACTTGCAACCAGGCCAACCGATTCAAGGCACCAAGGTTGATGTCTGCTTTGTGGGTAGCTGCACCAACGGTCGGATTAGCGATTTACGCGAAGCTGCTAAGTTTGCCCAAGGGCGACAAGTTGCAGAAGGGGTTAAAGCTTTTATCGTTCCTGGCTCCGAGCGCGTGAAACTGCAAGCAGAAGCCGAAGGTCTAGACAAGATTTTTGTTGCAGCGGGCTTTGAGTGGCGTGAGCCTGGTTGCTCAATGTGCCTCGCGATGAACCCAGACAAACTTGAAGGCCGTCAGCTGAGCGCTTCTTCCTCCAACCGTAACTTCAAAGGTCGCCAAGGTTCAGCTTCCGGTCGTACTTTGCTGATGAGTCCAGCGATGGTAGTAGCCGCCGCCGTTACAGGCAAAGTTTCTGACGTTCGTGAATTACTGTAA
- a CDS encoding NAD(P)H-quinone oxidoreductase subunit J → MAEESKAPENGAEQATQAPIVEAGKISKWLSENGFEHESLGPDHSGVEMLKVDRDFLIPIATALYAYGFNYLRCQGGYDSGPGQELVSFYDLTKVGDYSDRPDEVRIKVFLPREDPRIPSVYWVWKTADWQEREAFDMLGIVYEGHPDLKRLLMPEDWVGWPLRKDYISPDFYELQDAY, encoded by the coding sequence GTGGCTGAAGAATCTAAAGCCCCTGAAAATGGAGCGGAACAAGCTACTCAAGCTCCGATTGTTGAGGCAGGAAAGATTTCCAAGTGGCTGAGTGAAAACGGGTTTGAGCACGAGTCTTTAGGCCCCGATCACTCTGGCGTGGAAATGCTCAAGGTCGATCGCGATTTTCTGATTCCAATCGCGACTGCGCTCTATGCCTATGGCTTCAACTACCTGCGTTGTCAAGGTGGGTACGATTCTGGCCCTGGACAGGAGTTAGTCAGCTTCTACGATCTAACAAAGGTTGGTGACTATAGCGATCGCCCCGATGAAGTGAGAATCAAGGTTTTTCTTCCTCGCGAAGATCCCAGAATTCCCTCCGTCTATTGGGTTTGGAAGACCGCCGACTGGCAAGAGCGAGAAGCTTTTGACATGCTTGGTATCGTCTACGAAGGACACCCCGACCTGAAGCGCCTGCTGATGCCAGAAGATTGGGTAGGTTGGCCACTCCGCAAGGACTACATCTCGCCCGATTTCTACGAGTTACAAGACGCTTACTAG
- the ndhC gene encoding photosynthetic/respiratory NAD(P)H-quinone oxidoreductase subunit C, which produces MFVLSGYEYFLGFLIICSLVPVLALSASKLLRPRLRGPERRTTYESGMEPIGGAWIQFNIRYYMFALVFVIFDVETVFLYPWAVAFNQLGLLAFIEALVFIAILVIGLVYAWRKGALEWS; this is translated from the coding sequence GTGTTTGTCCTTAGTGGTTACGAGTACTTCTTAGGCTTTTTAATTATTTGCAGCCTGGTACCTGTCCTGGCCCTGAGCGCGTCTAAGCTATTGCGTCCTCGTCTCCGAGGTCCTGAGCGTCGCACCACTTATGAGTCAGGGATGGAACCTATTGGGGGTGCCTGGATTCAGTTCAACATTCGCTACTACATGTTTGCACTGGTCTTTGTCATCTTCGACGTAGAGACGGTTTTTTTGTACCCCTGGGCCGTCGCATTTAACCAACTAGGGTTGCTAGCTTTTATCGAAGCATTGGTTTTTATTGCAATTCTTGTGATTGGTCTAGTTTACGCTTGGCGTAAAGGAGCCTTGGAATGGTCATGA
- a CDS encoding DUF2829 domain-containing protein, which produces MAGIGEVVAHLKQGGGARRAGWNGKGMYVYLNSQTVLRDETTIESVVVLKTPRGTHQPGWVCSQEDLLTEDWELVNLTATKPEP; this is translated from the coding sequence ATGGCTGGAATAGGAGAAGTTGTAGCTCATCTCAAGCAGGGAGGAGGTGCTCGCCGCGCTGGCTGGAATGGAAAAGGAATGTATGTATACCTCAACAGCCAAACAGTTCTGCGCGACGAAACAACAATCGAATCAGTCGTTGTCTTAAAAACGCCCAGAGGGACACATCAGCCAGGTTGGGTTTGCTCTCAAGAGGATTTACTAACAGAAGATTGGGAGCTTGTGAATCTAACCGCCACAAAGCCTGAACCATAA
- the leuD gene encoding 3-isopropylmalate dehydratase small subunit: MSSEVKAVVGRGVPLIGNDIDTDRIIPARFLRCVTFDGLGEQVFADDRIQTQGQHPFDQPQYQGAKILVVNGNFGCGSSREHAPQAIAKWGIQAIVGESFAEIFFGNCVALGVPCVTAAPEDAKQLQGAIAANPEAEVRVDLEAMQVQCGDLTIAVSIGEGPRQMFTCGTWDACGQLVAQADQIRATATHLPYIAWSTTA, encoded by the coding sequence ATGAGTAGTGAAGTTAAGGCAGTAGTAGGGCGGGGTGTGCCCCTCATCGGCAACGATATTGACACCGATCGCATTATCCCAGCACGGTTTTTGCGTTGTGTCACCTTTGATGGTCTTGGCGAACAAGTCTTCGCAGACGATCGCATCCAGACTCAAGGACAGCATCCCTTTGATCAACCGCAGTACCAAGGAGCCAAAATTCTGGTCGTGAATGGCAACTTTGGTTGTGGTTCCTCTCGCGAACATGCCCCCCAAGCGATCGCCAAATGGGGTATCCAAGCGATCGTGGGTGAGAGCTTTGCGGAAATCTTTTTTGGTAATTGTGTTGCTTTAGGCGTACCTTGTGTCACTGCGGCTCCAGAAGATGCCAAGCAATTGCAAGGGGCGATCGCTGCCAATCCAGAAGCCGAAGTCAGAGTAGACTTGGAAGCCATGCAGGTGCAATGTGGCGATCTCACCATTGCAGTCTCAATAGGCGAGGGGCCTCGGCAAATGTTCACTTGTGGTACTTGGGATGCTTGCGGTCAACTTGTCGCCCAAGCCGATCAAATCCGAGCAACCGCAACTCACTTACCTTACATTGCCTGGTCTACAACCGCTTAA